From the Solibacillus sp. FSL R5-0449 genome, one window contains:
- a CDS encoding rhodanese-like domain-containing protein: MEGIITLLAMVGIIAMIVRFMPKKGVKYITTKELQPLLEDEKYVFVDVRTQNEYKEAHIPQFINRPLGTYLGDLPKDRPIVVICQSGARSNKACKELVKLGYTDITNVRRGMNGLRAG; encoded by the coding sequence ATGGAAGGGATTATTACACTACTTGCAATGGTGGGAATTATTGCAATGATCGTGCGTTTTATGCCGAAAAAAGGCGTGAAATATATTACGACAAAAGAGCTGCAGCCTTTACTGGAAGACGAGAAATATGTATTTGTGGATGTCCGTACACAAAATGAATATAAAGAGGCTCACATTCCTCAGTTTATTAATCGTCCTCTTGGAACGTATTTAGGGGATTTGCCGAAAGATCGGCCAATTGTCGTCATTTGTCAAAGTGGGGCGCGCAGTAATAAGGCGTGCAAGGAACTTGTGAAGCTCGGTTATACCGATATAACAAATGTCCGCCGTGGTATGAATGGACTGCGTGCAGGTTAA
- a CDS encoding DHHA1 domain-containing protein, with translation MKNLFYYEDAMMKEFTAQVVKTGKDETGNFIVLNNTAFYPTGGGQPHDTGWINELEIIDVEKIDEEIRHYTAADVSNISGEISGKLHWSRRFDHMQQHAGQHILTAAFVELFDMATVSFHLGTELVTIDLNVGEVSEDQLAAVEKRANEIILENRPIETKWVTKEELAQYNLRKDVKVDEDIRLVIIPDYDYNGCGGTHPTSTGQVGLLKILATEKMKKQIRVHFVCGNRVLQQLAMRKQVLSDVARQLSAPEEEAADALRKFAKTAKQTEKNLTEAQDALLEFEAKELANEKVAAATFENRSIQSLQKLARFITQQNSEAIALLVADNEDKLQFVAARGSEQMKSMKDISAAALPLINGKGGGNDALVQGGGEKKVSAEALIEAMKEAFQ, from the coding sequence TTGAAAAATCTATTTTATTACGAAGATGCAATGATGAAGGAATTTACGGCACAGGTTGTGAAAACAGGTAAAGATGAAACGGGAAATTTCATTGTACTGAACAATACGGCATTTTATCCTACTGGTGGCGGGCAACCCCATGATACCGGCTGGATTAATGAACTGGAAATTATTGATGTTGAGAAAATCGATGAGGAAATTCGTCATTATACGGCAGCCGATGTGTCGAATATTTCCGGGGAAATATCCGGGAAACTACATTGGTCGCGTCGATTCGACCATATGCAACAACATGCGGGACAGCATATTTTAACGGCAGCCTTTGTGGAATTGTTTGATATGGCGACAGTAAGCTTCCATTTAGGAACAGAGCTTGTAACAATTGATTTAAATGTTGGTGAAGTATCTGAAGATCAGTTGGCGGCAGTGGAAAAACGTGCTAATGAAATCATTTTGGAAAACCGTCCGATTGAAACAAAATGGGTGACAAAAGAGGAATTAGCGCAATATAACTTAAGAAAAGATGTGAAAGTCGACGAAGATATCCGGTTAGTCATTATCCCCGACTATGACTACAACGGCTGTGGCGGTACACATCCTACTTCTACCGGACAAGTAGGCTTGTTGAAGATTTTAGCTACGGAGAAAATGAAAAAGCAGATTCGTGTACATTTCGTTTGCGGTAATCGCGTATTACAGCAGCTGGCTATGCGTAAACAGGTTTTAAGCGATGTGGCCCGCCAATTGAGCGCACCGGAAGAGGAAGCAGCTGATGCGTTGCGTAAATTCGCGAAAACAGCAAAACAAACAGAGAAGAATTTAACGGAAGCGCAAGACGCCCTTCTTGAATTTGAAGCAAAAGAATTAGCAAACGAAAAAGTTGCTGCAGCGACCTTCGAAAACCGCTCAATTCAAAGTTTGCAGAAGCTGGCACGTTTTATTACACAGCAAAATAGTGAGGCAATTGCACTGCTCGTTGCCGATAATGAAGACAAGCTACAATTTGTTGCGGCACGCGGCAGTGAGCAAATGAAATCGATGAAAGATATTTCTGCTGCTGCTTTACCGCTCATTAATGGTAAAGGCGGCGGAAATGATGCACTTGTGCAAGGCGGCGGTGAAAAAAAGGTATCGGCAGAAGCGCTGATTGAGGCTATGAAAGAAGCCTTTCAATAA
- a CDS encoding DUF6509 family protein, translating to MNITQFSIEEILDPTKIIEGKRYEFLLDVEVDEEDELYSAAGLEIRVIVGVIDDNVRIVNYFIIDKANNEFLDFALEEDEEAMILAFCKEELFADSSETEAE from the coding sequence ATGAATATTACGCAATTTTCAATAGAAGAAATTTTAGATCCGACGAAGATTATTGAAGGTAAGCGTTATGAGTTTTTATTAGATGTAGAAGTGGATGAGGAAGATGAACTGTATTCCGCTGCAGGATTAGAAATCCGTGTAATCGTTGGAGTAATAGATGACAACGTACGCATCGTGAACTATTTTATTATCGATAAAGCCAATAATGAGTTTTTGGATTTTGCATTGGAAGAAGACGAAGAAGCAATGATTTTAGCGTTTTGCAAAGAGGAATTATTTGCTGATTCAAGTGAAACAGAAGCTGAATAA
- a CDS encoding helix-turn-helix transcriptional regulator, which translates to MIFSERLKKEREKRGWSQAELAEKIHVSRQSVSKWETGKNYPSIEVIIDLSDLFGITIDEMLRSDGELKEKVIRDSKKLAYPKWKAFFDSVFLLGIFLLAAKLIIIGLNHFAGMNIIIPEGLPKVLSNFLPLALMVIGGIGADQLKTKYID; encoded by the coding sequence ATGATTTTTAGTGAACGATTAAAAAAAGAACGAGAAAAAAGAGGTTGGTCACAAGCCGAACTTGCCGAGAAAATTCATGTTAGTCGCCAATCCGTTTCAAAATGGGAAACCGGAAAAAACTATCCGAGTATTGAAGTAATCATTGATTTGAGTGATTTATTCGGCATCACAATCGATGAAATGTTGAGGAGTGACGGAGAATTGAAAGAAAAAGTAATTCGAGATAGTAAGAAATTGGCGTATCCAAAATGGAAAGCGTTCTTTGATAGCGTGTTTTTATTAGGGATATTTTTATTGGCCGCAAAACTGATTATAATAGGCTTAAATCATTTTGCGGGTATGAATATTATCATTCCTGAAGGCTTACCAAAAGTCCTTTCAAACTTCTTGCCGTTAGCCTTAATGGTAATTGGCGGGATCGGTGCAGACCAGCTGAAAACGAAATATATTGATTAA